The genomic segment AGAAATAGACGAATCCAATGGTACAACCCGGAAGTCTGTAGCTCAAATACACTCTGTTAAAAAGGGGTTAGAAGTCCTAAATCACGCCGGTGGGACGGTGGGACGGTGGGACCCGCCGCAACGGTGGGACGGTGGGACCCACTCACGGTGGGCCcagggtagctcagttggtagagcatggcgcttgcaatgccagggttgtgggttcgattcccacggggggccagtatgatttttttttatacactcactaactgtaagtcgctctggataagagcgtctgctaaattactaaaatgtaaaatgtaattaatatGTTTTGTCTCTGTATGCATAGAATTTTCAACTGGCTGATATTTAGTCCAGATCATTATGACATGATTACAAGAGACATAAAGGGGTCGTACATGCTAATGACAAGTCTTATAATGCATTATAGTTGTATCCTAATGCATTATACCTGGATGCTTAGAGTTAAATGTTACCGCATTTCCTTTCACCTGGCAGTGGCCTGGTTTATGAGCTGAAATGTCTCAGAACAATATGTGCATTATCCTTGTAATCCTGAAGAGCTGTAATTGTTCTTCAGTTGATAGGTGTGGAGCGAAGCCAACAGTTGATAATGGGGATTTTATCACTGTCCCTGGAAGCAATCAAATGGCACTGACCTACAATTGCATTAACTATTACAAACTTGTGGGCCCAGAGAAAGTGATGTGTCGTAGTGATCGAAAGTGGTCAGAGCTACCCACTTGTAAAGGTAAATAAATGATGTTTTTGCTAAAATTAACAAGATACCATCACACACCTAATTGTCTCATAATATATCAACCTTCATTAACACTCTTATATCAACTCTTTATCTACCAGCTCCCTGTACCATTGAAAAAAAGAAGTTTGACAAGCTGGATCTTCCAAAAGATATGTTTGTGAAGGAAGGAGCGAGTCAGACATTTCTCTGTAAAGAACAGGACTATTACAGACGACGTCTTGTTGCTGATGTTCGATGTCAGAATGGAGAAGTGACCATTGACAGATGTACATGTATGTATGATGTGTTATTCACAACAAAAAGAAACAGATTATACTGGACTCAATCAACACAATGTTTTCTTTCTTTATCAGTTGTTTATTATTTAGTTTAGTTCATTATTTTTAATGTGTACTGTAAATGAGTCACTATAAAATATATTGTCACAAACTCAATGTCTTGCCTCATAATGAATAAGCCTTCATTAACACTTTTATATTCATTCTCTTTTTACAAAGTGGGCTGCAAACTGGAACCAAGACGTTTTCATTGGCTGAGTCTTGCACAAGATATGTTTATAAAGGAAGGAACTCACAGAATGATCTGTGGACAAACTGATTCCTATGGTCGTCCTCTTGTTGCAGATGTTCAATGTGAGAATGGATATTCAACCTCTAGCAATTGTAAGTCTAATGCAACTGTAGGAAAGAGAACATAATCAACTGAAACACATTCTAAACAGGTTTTTGTCAAGAGTGAGAAAAATGACTTATTGTCTTTAAGTTACATAGTTTTACTTGTGAGTTACTGAAAATGCTACTGTAAGCCTCATTTGATTCTAAATATTAACTACCATGTCATCCCATTTAGGTTCCTAGCTAAACTAATATCTGGTAAGTGTTTATGCATCTCTACACAGTTAGTTATTAAACTCAATCAAACTTCAATGGGGGTTTTCCCAGTGTCAGATATACATGAATAGAATCAAGAAATGTTGAGGGCAGTCCCATAAATGCTTCCATTAGTTGTAGTGAGCCTCTATTCTCTTATGTAACTACAACAAGGTGGTGTATTTTCTTAAAAGGGCCGTTGAATCAACGCAACACACCCAAATCTGCAGCAAATCCCCTGGAAGAGAGGACTTCCCACGTTGGCCACCAATGAAGATTGTTTGTGATATGTTTGATAAAATTGCTTTTACATTTGGTTCATGATATGGAATGTGCCTTACAACACACGGTGTTAGTAGGGGAGCAGAGAGGAATGGAGGACCACCATCTTAGGATAGGAGGCTGTCTGACAAGATTTAGACAATCCTTCTGAATGATTAAAAAGTTATGAAAAATACATGTTGAATATGATAATGGGTAGGCGAACAATTGATGAAACAGTTGATCAACGATACACTTGATATTGGTCCTCCATTCATTTAAAGCAGCAAACGACTGATAGTCAATGAAAGTCAAATCAATTGAATGTGCGGTATACAATGGATGCATGTAGAAAATATCATGGCTTGGATCTATATAAAATACATATAATTATACATTTGTGTGTGCTTTTATATGCGTATGTTGGTTTTACACCAAATCATTTCACAAACAAATGTgtcaaacacaacacacagcaacagTTGACAGTAACCACCAACTAACTATCCAGAAACATATTCAGAAGATCAAAACACAGAACTCACCATTAAACATATTTTAATAGTTTGAACAGTACGATGAATACAATCTAGTGGAAGGTGAAATCTGAAGATATGGCCATAATAGAAGAAGGTGGACACAGACATGTCAAAATTAAACAAAAATGTCTGAATCTATACATTTAATATGATAAAGCTTTGTGGATCTTTAAGATGTTATTGTCATTTAATGTAATTCTGTCCAAGgataatatttaatatattttttaaacatttctaCAGTTCTCCTCTATTTGGCAATTGGCACCATATCAATTCAAAGCATCAGCATGTTTTTCTTTACAGATTTGGTATGTCAAAAGGTAACAATATAATACTTGGTAACTCTCAGACTTTCCGTGGTTGAATTGGACAACAAAGTGTTACGAAATTGGTGCAATTCATACTGAAACTGTAAATATTTGTTTGAACTTTGGCATGTGTCtgttaaataaatattatttggcctacagtgggggaaaaagtatttagtcaaccaccaattgtgcaagttctcccacttaaaaagatgagagaggcctgtaattgtcatcataggtacacgtcaactatgacagacaaaatgagaaaacaaaatccagaaaattacattgtaggatttttaatgaatttatttgcaaattatggtggaaaataagtatttggtcaataacaaaagtttctcaatactttgttatataccctttgttggcaatgacacaggtcaaacgttttctgtaagtcttcacaaggttttctcacactgttgctggtattttggcccattcctccatgcagatctcctctagagcagtgatgttttggggctgtcgctgggcaacacagactttcaactccctccaaagattttctatggggttgagatctggagactagctaggccactccaggaccttgaaatgcttcttacgaagacactccttcattgcccgggcggtgtgtttgggatcattgtcatgctgaaagacccagccacgtttcatcttcaatgcccttgctgatggaaggaggttttcactcaaaatctcacgatacatggccccattcattctttcctttacacggatcagccgtcctggtccctttgcagaaaaacagccccaaagcatgatgtttccacccccatgcttcacagtaggtatggtgttctttggatgcaactcagcatttttgtcctccaaacacgatgagttgagtttttaccaaaaagttatattttggtttcatctgaccatatgacattctcccaatcctcttctggatcatccaaatgcactctagcaaacttcagacgggcctggacatgtactggcttaagcagggggacacgtctggcactgcaggatttgggtccctggcggttactgatggtaggctttgttactttggtcccagctctctgcaggtcattcactaggtccccccgtgtggttctgggatttttgctcaccgttcttgtgatcattttgaccccacggggtgagatcttgcgtggagccccagatcgagggagattatcagtggtcttgtatgtcttccatttcctaataattgctcccacagttgatttcttcaaaccaagctgcttacctattgcagattcagtcttcccagcctggtgcaggtctacaattttgtttcttgtgtcctttgacagctctttggtcttggccatagtggagtttggagtgtgactgtttgaggttgtggacaggtgtcttttatactgataacaagttcaaacaggtgccattaatacagataacgagtggaggacagaggagcctcttaaagaagaagttacaggtctgtgagagccagaaatcttgcttgtttgtaggtgactaaatacttattttccaccataatttgcaaataaatttataaaaaatcctacaatgtgattttctggatttttttttgtcaatttgtctgtcatagttgacatgtacctatgatgaaaattacaggcctctcatctttttaagtgggagaacttgcacaattggtggctgactatatacttttttcccccactgtatgtatgcctTAACGTCTGCTTCATGACTTCAGCTGTCaggacttccgccgaggctgcctcccctccttgtccgggcaggtttcggcgttcgtcatcaccggcttactagatactgccgatcccattctcatcactccacttgtcatgtcttgtcttgtcaatcacacacacctggtgctcattcccctaattagtatgtgtatacgtgttccctctgttccccttgtctttgtgagtgattgtttcattgtgagagcgagtagctcggttgaggtACTCTTcctgttattgccaaggtggaatatttcccttgtgatagtttcgttttgacgctagGTGCgatttatttatgtaaacggaataaactctggacttcggtgttttacctcctgcgcctgactccttcattcacacctcgtcaaaTCAATAGATTTCAAAGCCTGCCCTCTGGAATTTACAGTTTCTCTCAATTGATTTGAAGGGAACAAAGGTCAATGCTCTTAAAACAGTTAATTCAGACATCGCAAAACATACTTCTAATTTTACAAAATAACCAATTGTCATTGCAAAATCCAATATTGCTTTCATTTTCAATATATCTCTTTAAATCAAATATCTCCATCAAAACTACACACGTGTCAACAATTGATTAgttaatatatataataaattggtcatttagcagacgctcttatccagagcgacttacaggagcaattagggttaagtgccttgctcaagggcacatcgacaggtttttcacctagccggctcggggattagaaccagcgacctttcggttactggcacaacgctcttaaccactaagctaccttaaccactaagctaccaacATTCTTTTTGTGTGGATTCATATTTTCACAGGAACATACTCATGGACATTTCCTAAAATGAATTGTTAACAAAAGCACAATATGGCACCTTGCATGATAGCAGTCATTTACATTTCTCAACATGGATGCATCTGAAACAGTCTCAAAATGATCAAATACTAATAACTTTGGTGAGACGTTTACATAAAATTAGAAATATTTGGAACTAGTTGTTGGCCCGTTTGACAGTTTCATGGGTCTTAACATAAGAttgttgttttaaaaaaatgAATGAAACACATAATTTC from the Coregonus clupeaformis isolate EN_2021a chromosome 14, ASM2061545v1, whole genome shotgun sequence genome contains:
- the LOC121580687 gene encoding complement factor H-related protein 1 yields the protein MKEIPLYVIIVLHIWSYKVKAQESGKGCQRPQLDNGFVDPEQEMYQDGMTLTYACDRGLKTPMEGWWGIIKCENGRWSDSPLCKASRSCDAPPQVDHATIVQQYQNKFRDGSIVVYKCKKSYMMEGNANILCLSGEWTSAPTCSDESSPNVRPTARPQPSGPFLPVDRCGAKPTVDNGDFITVPGSNQMALTYNCINYYKLVGPEKVMCRSDRKWSELPTCKAPCTIEKKKFDKLDLPKDMFVKEGASQTFLCKEQDYYRRRLVADVRCQNGEVTIDRCTLGCKLEPRRFHWLSLAQDMFIKEGTHRMICGQTDSYGRPLVADVQCENGYSTSSNCS